The Neosynechococcus sphagnicola sy1 genome has a window encoding:
- a CDS encoding heavy metal-responsive transcriptional regulator, translating to MTATSILEAVGLSAMDEEAMNSLGVEPALKIGTVANRSGLPVKTIRYYDEVGLLTPTVQRSPTGQRLFGESVFKRLAFIKRAQSLGLTLIEIREILNIYDQGQLPCGDVKQRLQEKVRAVTRQITALETLRSELLALLQGWKEPPLLEDKDRRICPNIQIGVAD from the coding sequence TTGACTGCAACCTCAATCTTGGAAGCAGTGGGTTTATCTGCGATGGATGAAGAGGCTATGAACTCTCTGGGTGTGGAGCCAGCGTTGAAGATTGGAACGGTTGCCAATCGGAGTGGGTTGCCCGTAAAGACGATTCGCTACTATGACGAGGTCGGTTTACTCACGCCGACTGTGCAGCGATCGCCCACTGGACAGCGATTGTTTGGAGAATCGGTATTCAAGCGACTGGCATTCATTAAGCGTGCGCAATCCCTGGGGCTGACACTGATCGAAATTCGTGAGATTCTCAATATCTATGACCAGGGGCAACTACCCTGTGGGGATGTCAAGCAACGATTGCAGGAAAAAGTCAGGGCGGTGACACGGCAAATTACCGCGCTAGAAACCCTGCGTTCTGAGTTGTTAGCTTTATTACAGGGCTGGAAGGAGCCACCCCTGCTGGAGGACAAAGAT
- a CDS encoding NYN domain-containing protein produces MNRLSIFVDGNNMFYAQQKNGWFFDPKRVLEYFTKSETEPQVTLINAFWYTGLKDPQDQRGFRDALISLGYTVRTKILKEYYDDNSGRYSQKANLDIEIVVDMFNTVDQYDRVILFSGDGDFERAIELLRSKNTHITVVSTEGMIARELRNATDRYIDLNDIRERIEKVDY; encoded by the coding sequence ATGAACCGTCTATCAATCTTTGTAGACGGAAACAATATGTTCTATGCTCAGCAGAAAAATGGCTGGTTCTTCGACCCAAAGCGAGTGTTGGAGTACTTTACTAAAAGTGAAACTGAGCCTCAGGTAACGCTCATTAATGCCTTTTGGTACACAGGTTTAAAAGATCCCCAAGATCAGCGGGGTTTTCGAGATGCCTTGATCAGTCTTGGCTATACGGTTCGCACAAAAATTCTGAAAGAGTACTATGACGATAATTCCGGTCGCTATTCTCAGAAAGCCAATTTAGATATTGAGATTGTAGTGGACATGTTTAATACTGTTGATCAATACGACCGAGTCATTCTCTTTAGCGGAGATGGAGATTTTGAACGGGCGATTGAACTGCTCCGATCGAAAAATACCCATATTACTGTTGTATCAACGGAAGGGATGATTGCCCGTGAGCTACGCAACGCCACGGATCGCTATATCGATCTCAACGATATTCGGGAACGAATTGAAAAAGTTGACTACTGA
- a CDS encoding tetratricopeptide repeat protein: MSPFAVDLLRARGSMTFTPKVKRTVKNEQDQLKLGFSLLKEKRFDEALAQMSDVIQSNPSSKGAHLASGIVHFRQKSFDQALAHFQSALKADPLAPPAYLGIGRVYLRQGKVEEAIEQFQSAVNLDPKQSKTYVHLGDAFLKQKHLDEALQKFRMALRLNPQSSSARLGLAQTYVAQEKIQEAISELQSLIRVDPKNLRGLLQLAFIYMKQQQYSLAKEVFQSVIQISSKVPISIQLAFIKALIEDNTLEEACQLLRELPENKKLAPRVHQLWGDLYSRQGLHKEATEEYRAATLLASQTDINDEVNEPGELDILEDQDDWEDLAESFRVSANALLNENPARQKRFRNRT, translated from the coding sequence ATGAGTCCATTCGCCGTTGATTTACTAAGAGCCAGAGGATCAATGACTTTCACACCTAAGGTAAAGAGAACTGTTAAAAACGAGCAAGATCAGCTAAAGCTAGGATTTTCCCTGCTGAAGGAGAAACGATTTGATGAAGCCCTCGCCCAGATGTCAGACGTAATCCAGTCAAATCCTTCATCAAAAGGTGCGCACCTAGCATCTGGTATCGTTCATTTTCGACAAAAATCCTTTGACCAAGCCCTCGCTCATTTTCAATCGGCGTTAAAGGCTGATCCCTTGGCTCCTCCAGCATATCTGGGAATTGGAAGAGTCTATCTAAGACAAGGAAAGGTAGAGGAAGCCATTGAACAGTTTCAAAGTGCTGTAAACCTAGATCCAAAACAGTCAAAAACTTACGTACATTTGGGAGATGCTTTTCTCAAGCAAAAGCATCTTGATGAAGCACTACAGAAATTTCGAATGGCGCTGCGGTTGAATCCACAATCATCTTCTGCACGGCTAGGGTTGGCTCAGACATATGTGGCTCAGGAAAAGATTCAAGAGGCTATTTCTGAATTACAGTCCTTAATCAGAGTTGATCCAAAAAACTTGAGAGGGCTTCTACAACTGGCCTTTATTTACATGAAACAGCAGCAATACAGCCTGGCCAAGGAAGTCTTTCAGTCAGTGATTCAGATAAGTTCCAAAGTTCCTATTTCCATTCAACTAGCCTTCATTAAGGCTTTGATTGAAGACAATACACTAGAAGAGGCTTGTCAGTTACTCAGGGAGCTACCTGAGAACAAAAAGCTGGCACCGCGAGTGCACCAACTTTGGGGAGATCTGTATAGTCGCCAAGGTCTACATAAGGAAGCCACAGAAGAGTATAGAGCAGCGACTCTGCTGGCCTCACAGACTGATATTAACGACGAGGTTAACGAGCCAGGAGAATTGGATATCCTCGAAGATCAAGATGACTGGGAAGATCTGGCAGAGAGTTTTAGAGTTTCTGCAAACGCTCTGCTCAATGAAAATCCTGCTCGCCAAAAGCGATTTCGAAACCGCACTTAA